In the Polyangiaceae bacterium genome, one interval contains:
- a CDS encoding SUMF1/EgtB/PvdO family nonheme iron enzyme, whose protein sequence is MNEARSKLRHIAWALCLLGTAMLTNCGGDDSSGGDSKDCKLNDTRQCVGPAACAGGQICGADGTWGACDCSGTGGNSGANTGGNGGSDASAGSGGSAAGASGGASGGGGDGGPADSGPGGSPNCPQGKGPVMIDVGPFCIDSTEVTQKQYKDFLDTVTGPDPKWPACSTIPTVVHSAEACFTQPDHPVVCVNWCAANAYCAWAGKRLCGKVGGGALPPANFGIPWENEWGYACTQGAKTKYPWGDQPAANCNTDNCAPATCSGAVTSMPSCRGVQTPYDLIFDQIGNVAEWINSCDSNSCWTGGGAGSEAQVDCTTTPKNTINMSFTTVKTVGIRCCADHLEVG, encoded by the coding sequence ATGAACGAAGCACGATCAAAACTCCGACACATCGCCTGGGCACTGTGCCTCCTCGGCACAGCAATGCTCACCAACTGTGGCGGAGACGACTCGAGCGGCGGTGACAGCAAGGACTGCAAGCTGAACGACACTCGCCAATGCGTCGGCCCGGCCGCATGCGCGGGCGGCCAGATCTGCGGAGCCGACGGAACCTGGGGCGCATGCGACTGCAGCGGCACCGGCGGCAACAGCGGCGCCAACACCGGCGGCAACGGCGGCAGCGACGCGAGCGCCGGAAGCGGCGGCAGTGCAGCGGGTGCAAGTGGTGGCGCGAGTGGCGGTGGTGGCGACGGCGGGCCCGCGGATTCCGGACCCGGCGGCAGCCCGAACTGCCCACAGGGCAAAGGCCCAGTGATGATCGACGTCGGCCCGTTCTGTATCGACAGCACCGAGGTCACGCAGAAGCAATACAAGGACTTCCTCGACACGGTGACGGGGCCGGATCCCAAGTGGCCGGCGTGCTCGACCATCCCGACCGTGGTGCACTCCGCTGAGGCGTGCTTCACACAGCCGGATCATCCCGTGGTGTGCGTCAACTGGTGCGCTGCGAACGCGTACTGCGCGTGGGCTGGCAAACGCCTGTGCGGAAAGGTCGGTGGCGGCGCGCTGCCGCCAGCAAACTTCGGGATCCCCTGGGAAAACGAGTGGGGTTACGCCTGCACCCAGGGCGCGAAGACCAAGTACCCGTGGGGTGATCAGCCGGCGGCGAACTGCAACACCGACAACTGCGCGCCCGCGACCTGCTCGGGCGCGGTGACGAGTATGCCGAGCTGCCGCGGCGTACAGACTCCCTATGACTTGATCTTTGATCAGATTGGAAACGTCGCAGAGTGGATCAACTCCTGTGATTCGAATTCATGTTGGACAGGCGGCGGCGCGGGTTCGGAAGCCCAGGTCGACTGCACGACGACACCCAAGAACACCATCAACATGTCTTTCACAACAGTGAAGACTGTTGGCATCCGCTGCTGCGCGGATCACCTCGAGGTTGGCTAG